A section of the Phaseolus vulgaris cultivar G19833 chromosome 8, P. vulgaris v2.0, whole genome shotgun sequence genome encodes:
- the LOC137826024 gene encoding uncharacterized protein: MQFLRGLNDQYKNICSHVLLMDPIPAISKKISLVVQQLSTVVPAPSLHSLNSSRTTTCNFCGKYGHTEAVCFRKVGFPSADVKTSKFSSTRKNCTFCNRLGHTVDTCYKKHGFPPGYKSINRTSQANNMFTTNSSSESFSKKQDVKGIQFTSQQCQFLTNILRQQNLEDHAPHAQINQVGTFSTDKITNTEQSSTGQSHPREDCTVEATGGLYPVTTLSASSRSKPHNFAPLINCNITDKTLWHYRLGHPSHERLHVLRKQYPFITIDTHHVCDTCSRAKQRKLPFTLSTTATSAIFYLVHFDIWGPCSITSMQGFRYFLTIVDDYSRYTWVILLHNKSEVRSHIIHFTVFVQNHFQTNIKTIRTDNGVEFAMSSFYASKGIIHQTHTKCNQGLTFSSKSSSYFLGICCKSCCFLNKFYSYSIT, translated from the exons ATGCAATTTTTAAGAGGATTAAATGAtcagtataaaaatatttgttctcaTGTTTTGCTCATGGATCCCATTCCTGCCATATCCAAAAAAATTtccttggttgttcaacaattaTCCACTGTTGTTCCTGcccctagtcttcatagtcttaacAGTAGTCGCACTactacatgcaatttttgtggtaaatacgGTCATACTGAAGCTGTTTGTTTTCGaaaagtgggttttccttctgctgatgttaaaacctcaaagttttcttctactagaaaaaattgcactttttgtaatcgtcttggccacactgtcgacacctgttataaaaagcatgggtttCCTCCTGGCTACAAATCCATCAATAGGACATCCCAAGCCAACAATATGTTTACTACTAACTCTTCTTCTGAGTCTTTTTCTAAAAAACAGGATGTAAAAGGGATTCAATTTACATCACAGCAGTGTCAATTCCTgaccaacattttgcgtcagcaaaaccttgaggatcaTGCCCCTCAcgctcaaattaatcaagtcggaACCTTCTCGACGGACAAAATCACCAATACCGAGCAATCTTCAACGG GACAATCTCACCCAAGAGAGGATTGTACAGTTGAAGCCACTGGTGGCTTGTACCCTGTCACTACCTTGTCTGCTTCTAGTCGCTCTAAACCACATAACTTTGCTCCtcttattaattgtaatatcacagacaaaacactGTGGCACTATAGACTGGGgcacccttcacatgaaagattacatgtcttacgTAAACAATACCCTTTTATTACtattgatactcatcatgtatgtgacacttgtagtcgtgcaaaacagagaaaacttcctttcactttaagtacTACTGCTACCTCTGCTATTTTttatcttgtacactttgatatttggggaccctGTTCCATAacttctatgcaaggttttcgttatttcttaactattgttgatgattactcgcgttatacttgggttattttGTTGCATAATAAATCTGAAGTGCGTTCGCACATCATTCACTTCACTGTTtttgttcaaaatcatttccaaactaatatcaaaacgattcgtactgacaacggtgttgagtttgctatgtccagtttttatgcttcaaagggaattatacatcaaacacatactaaatgtaaccagggccttactttttcaagcaaatcttcctcctattttttgggaatttgctgtaaatcatgttgttttcttaataaattttattcctactccattacttaa
- the LOC137826117 gene encoding acyl-coenzyme A thioesterase 2, chloroplastic, translating to MDLNSSPSNYTIPVNGTIPVASTFASATAAMENALPANGSGDRKPIALWPGMYHSPVTTALWEARGQIFERLLDPPRDAPPQSELLTRTPSQSRTSILYNFSSDFVLREQYRDPWNEVRIGKLLEDLDALAGTISVKHCSDEASTTRPLIVVTASVDKIVLKKPISVNIDLKIVGSVIWVGHSSIEIQLEVTQSNEEGNDSDSVALTANFIFVARDSKTGKAAPVNRLSPETDHEKVLFEQAEARSNLRKRKRGGEKREFENGEKNRLKALLAEGRIFCDMPALADRNSILLKDTSLENALICQPQQRNIHGRIFGGFLMHRAFELAFSTTYAFAGLVPYFLEVDHVDFLRPVDVGDFLRLKSCVLYTEVHDPDQPLINVEVVAHVTRPELRSSEVSNTFHFTFTVRPEAKVTKNGFKLRNVVPATEEEACRILERIDADNLNEFFRTQEEKQQLANNVSRSSED from the exons atggaTTTGAATTCTTCTCCTTCCAACTACACAATTCCTGTGAATGGAACAATCCCTGTTGCTTCCACCTTCGCCAGCGCCACCGCGGCGATGGAGAATGCTCTGCCGGCGAACGGTTCGGGGGACCGGAAACCCATTGCTCTGTGGCCGGGGATGTACCATTCTCCGGTGACCACGGCTCTGTGGGAGGCGCGAGGCCAGATTTTCGAGAGGCTTCTTGACCCTCCGAGGGACGCTCCTCCACAGAGTGAATTGCTCACCAGAACTCCCTCGCAGAGCAGGACCAGCATCTTGTACAACTTCTCCTCTGATTTTGTGCTCAGAGAGCAGTATAGGGATCCCTGGAACGAGGTCCGAATTGGGAAGTTGCTTGAAGATCTTGATGCCCTCGCTGGAACTATTTCTGTCAAG CACTGTTCTGATGAAGCTAGCACAACGAGGCCACTTATAGTTGTCACTGCTTCTGTTGATAAGATTGTGCTGAAGAAGCCAATTAGTGTTAACATTGATCTCAAAATAGTTGGTTCTGTTATATGGGTTGGGCACTCCTCGATAGAAATTCAACTGGAGGTTACTCAGTCCAATGAAG AGGGCAATGATTCAGACTCCGTAGCACTAACAGCCAACTTCATATTTGTTGCTCGAGACTCAAAAACTGGGAAAGCTGCTCCAGTGAATCGACTTTCACCAGAAACAGATCATGAAAAAGTTCTTTTTGAACAAGCTGAAGCAAGAAGTAATTTGAGAAAAAGGAAAAGGGGAGGGGAAAAGAGAGAGTTTGAGAATGGGGAGAAAAATAGACTCAAGGCCCTTTTGGCAGAGGGAAGAATCTTTTGCGACATGCCAGCTTTAGCTGACAGAAACAGTATTCTTCTAAAGGATACCAGTCTTGAGAATGCTCTAATATGCCAGCCACAGCAAAGGAACATCCATGGTCGAATATTTGGAGGTTTCTTGATGCATCGTGCATTTGAATTGGCTTTCTCAACAACCTATGCCTTTGCTGGATTAGTTCCTTACTTTCTTGAAGTTGACCATGTTGATTTCCTAAGACCT GTTGATGTGGGGGACTTTTTGCGTCTCAAATCTTGTGTTCTGTACACGGAGGTTCATGATCCAGATCAGCCACTTATCAATGTTGAAGTTGTTGCTCATGTTACGCGACCTGAGTTGCGTTCTAGTGAG GTATCAAATACTTTCCATTTCACTTTCACAGTGCGTCCAGAAGCCAAGGTGACGAAAAATGGATTTAAGCTTCGAAATGTAGTGCCGGCGACGGAGGAGGAAGCATGCCGCATATTAGAGCGCATAGATGCTGACAACTTGAATGAGTTCTTCAGAACACAAGAGGAAAAACAACAATTAGCTAATAATGTGAGCAGAAGTTCAGAAGATTAG
- the LOC137824560 gene encoding formin-like protein 1, which translates to MQISSFFFFFFYLFLLCALASSQPLFFNRRILHEPFIPLTSLSPSDPPKPPPSHPSPSQPPKPPPPHPSPSASKQKPKYPSSSTIPTTTITTTPETATTTTTQSPFFPLYPSSPPPPSPITFASFPANISSLILPHSPKPSSSSNKLLPVALSAVVAAALVISISTFVCYRRRRNAPPSPAGKVLRSETGLRPLRRNAETSVETRKLRHTSSASSEFLYLGTVVNSHMVEEAEVGDGDRKMESPELRPLPPLARQLSVPPAPRDEAGFMTAEEDEDEFYSPRGSSLGGSGGTGSVSRRVFAADRSVTSSSRSSSSSGSPERSITNLLPRASSSYGNTLPKSPENYNHQHVHSSSSSMCSTPDRVFAERDNDALSACAHADAAPSSLHEGTLEKNENALSSPPPQRLSNASSSSAFSLPSSPENVTRHHTFDQSPRMSSVSDGLMLPGLSSLPLSPALLSSPETERGSFGAQRKHWSIPVLSMPITTPFDEIRSIPAPPPLPQRKHWEIPGPAPPPPPPLPRQRKQWGVQAPGPSTPVGQPVSRPPELVPPSRPFVLQNQATNVELPGSLREIEETGRPKLKPLHWDKVRTSSEREMVWDQMKSSSFKLNEKMIETLFVVNTPNPKGKDAATNSVSHPPNQEERILDPKKSQNISILLKALNVTIEEVCEALSEGSTDALGTELLESLLRMAPSKEEERKLREHKDESQTKLGLAEKFLKAVLDVPFAFKRIEAMLFIASFESEVEYLRTSFQTLEAACEELRHCRMFLKLLEAVLKTGNRMNVGTNRGDAEAFKLDTLLKLADVKGADGKTTLLHFVVQEISRTEGARLSDTNQTPSSSLNEDGKCRRLGLQVVSSLSSELSNVKKAAAMDSEVLSSDVSKLSKGIATIAEVVQLNQSSENFTESVKKFISMAEEEIPKIQAQESVASSLVKEITEYFHGNLAKEEAHPFRLFMVVRDFVAVLDRVCKEVGMMNERTMVSSAHKFPVPVNPMLPQPLPGSP; encoded by the exons ATGCAAatctcctccttcttcttcttcttcttttacttGTTTTTGTTGTGTGCATTGGCTTCTTCACAACCCTTGTTCTTCAACAGAAGGATCCTCCATGAACCCTTTATTCCTTTAACCTCTCTTTCTCCTTCTGACCCACCAAAACCACCACCTTCTCATCCTTCTCCTTCTCAACCACCAAAACCACCACCTCCTCATCCTTCTCCTTCAGCCTCAAAACAAAAACCCAAATACCCTTCTTCATCCACCATCCCCACTACCACCATTACCACCACACCAGAAACAGCAACCACAACAACAACACAATCACCATTTTTCCCATTATACCCTTCTTCGCCTCCTCCTCCTTCTCCGATCACCTTTGCCTCCTTTCCTGCCAACATCTCCTCCCTCATTCTCCCTCACTCCCCAAAACCCAGTTCCTCCTCCAACAAACTCCTCCCAGTCGCTCTCTCCGCCGTCGTCGCTGCTGCACTCGTTATCTCCATCTCCACCTTCGTCTGTTACCGCCGCCGCCGGAACGCTCCCCCCTCCCCAGCTGGCAAAGTACTCCGTTCCGAGACCGGCCTCCGCCCGCTCCGCCGCAATGCCGAAACTTCCGTTGAAACACGCAAGCTCCGGCACACGTCCTCCGCCAGCTCCGAGTTTCTCTACCTGGGCACCGTCGTGAACTCTCACATGGTCGAGGAAGCCGAAGTCGGCGATGGTGACAGGAAAATGGAATCGCCGGAGCTCCGGCCGCTTCCGCCGCTCGCGCGGCAGCTTTCGGTTCCGCCGGCGCCCCGCGATGAGGCGGGTTTCATGACAGCGGAGGAGGACGAAGACGAGTTTTACTCGCCGAGAGGTTCGTCGTTGGGAGGCTCCGGCGGAACCGGATCGGTGTCACGGCGAGTGTTCGCCGCCGATAGAAGCGTGACCTCTAGCTCGcgttcttcctcttcttccggATCGCCGGAAAGGTCTATCACGAACTTGCTGCCGCGGGCGAGTTCGAGTTATGGGAACACGCTGCCAAAATCGCCGGAGAATTACAACCACCAGCACGtgcattcttcttcttcttcgatGTGCTCAACACCAGATAGGGTTTTTGCTGAACGTGATAACGATGCATTAAGTGCATGTGCACATGCAGATGCAGCACCATCATCATTACACGAGGGAACACtggagaaaaatgaaaatgcattaTCTTCACCGCCACCACAGAGACTATCTAATGCTTCTTCGTCTTCCGCTTTTTCTCTTCCATCTTCGCCGGAGAACGTGACACGTCATCACACTTTCGATCAGTCTCCGAGAATGTCGAGTGTTTCCGACGGACTAATGTTACCTGGCTTGTCATCGTTGCCTTTGTCACCCGCCCTGCTTTCTTCACCGGAAACCGAAAGAGGTTCTTTTGGCGCGCAGAGAAAACACTGGAGCATTCCTGTACTGTCAATGCCAATAACAACACCGTTTGATGAAATTCGAAGCATTCCAGCTCCTCCACCTTTGCCACAGAGGAAGCACTGGGAGATTCCAGGCCCTGCTCCGCCACCACCGCCGCCATTGCCACGGCAGAGGAAGCAGTGGGGAGTTCAAGCGCCGGGACCGTCAACACCGGTTGGTCAACCCGTGTCAAGGCCACCGGAATTGGTGCCTCCTTCGAGGCCTTTTGTGTTGCAAAACCAAGCAACCAATGTTGAGTTGCCGGGGAGTTTGAGGGAAATTGAAGAGACTGGTAGACCAAAATTGAAGCCCCTGCATTGGGACAAAGTGAGAACAAGCTCTGAACGTGAAATGGTGTGGGATCAGATGAAGTCCAGTTCATTTAA ATTGAATGAGAAAATGATTGAAACGTTGTTTGTAGTGAACACACCAAACCCTAAGGGCAAGGATGCAGCTACAAACTCTGTTTCTCACCCGCCAAATCAGGAGGAGAGAATACTCGATCCTAAAAAGTCGCAAAATATTTCAATATTGCTGAAAGCGCTTAATGTCACTATAGAAGAAGTGTGTGAAGCACTTTCAGAAG GTAGTACTGATGCACTTGGAACAGAATTACTTGAAAGCTTACTAAGAATGGCACCAAGCAAGGAAGAAGAACGTAAATTGAGGGAGCATAAAGATGAGTCACAAACCAAGCTTGGTCTGGCTGAGAAATTTTTGAAGGCAGTGCTTGATGTACCCTTCGCATTTAAAAGGATTGAAGCAATGCTTTTCATAGCCAGTTTTGAGTCTGAAGTGGAGTATCTTAGAACATCCTTTCAAACACTAGAG GCTGCCTGTGAAGAGCTGCGACATTGTAGAATGTTCTTGAAGCTTTTGGAGGCTGTACTTAAAACTGGGAACCGCATGAACGTGGGAACCAACCGTGGGGATGCAGAGGCATTCAAACTTGATACACTTCTCAAGCTGGCTGATGTAAAAGGCGCAGATGGCAAAACCACTTTGCTGCATTTTGTTGTACAAGAAATTAGTCGAACCGAAGGTGCACGTCTCTCTGACACTAATCAAACTCCAAGCTCTAGTTTGAACGAAGATGGCAAGTGTAGGAGGCTTGGCCTACAAGTTGTATCAAGCCTGAGTTCAGAGCTGTCAAATGTGAAGAAGGCTGCTGCTATGGATTCCGAAGTTCTCAGCAGCGATGTGTCAAAACTTTCCAAAGGAATTGCAACCATAGCAGAGGTTGTGCAGTTAAACCAAAGCAGTGAGAATTTTACAGAATCAGTGAAGAAATTCATCAGCATGGCTGAGGAGGAAATTCCAAAAATTCAAGCTCAAGAAAGTGTTGCTTCCTCCCTTGTGAAGGAGATTACAGAGTATTTTCATGGGAATTTGGCAAAGGAAGAAGCCCATCCATTTAGACTCTTCATGGTTGTAAGAGACTTTGTAGCAGTTCTTGACCGTGTCTGCAAAGAAGTTGGAATGATGAATGAGAGAACCATGGTTAGTTCAGCCCATAAATTCCCTGTGCCAGTTAACCCAATGCTTCCACAACCACTTCCTGGATCACCTTAG